TACGGCAACCAGAACTACGCCTCCTGGGCCACCGACAACGCCAACGCGATCAAGCGCCTACGTACTGGCGGGCTGACCCACACGATCATGGTGGACGCGCCGAACTGGGGGCAGGACTGGTCGTTCACCATGCGGGACAACGCCGCGTCGGTCTTCGCCGCCGACCCGGCGCGCAACACCGTCTTCTCCATCCACATGTACGGGGTCTTCGACACCGCTGCGGAGATCAGCGACTACCTGGGCCGTTTCCGCGCTGCCGGCCTGCCCGTCGTGGTGGGCGAGTTCGGCTTCAACCACTCCGACGGCGACCCGGACGAGGACACCATCCTCTCCTACAGCCAGGCGAACGGGATCGGTTGGCTGGGCTGGTCGTGGAGCGGCAACGGCGGTGGCGTGGAATATCTCGACCTGGCCACCTCCTTCAACCCGGCCAACCTGACCAGTTGGGGTCAGCGGCTCTTCAACGGCGCCAACGGCATCCGGCAGACCGCCCGGGAGGCCAGCGTCTTCGGTGGCACCCCGCCGCCCACCACGCCCCCACCGACGACGCCCCCACCGACCACCCCTCCGCCGACCACGCCCCCGCCCACCACCCCGCCGCCGGCCGGTGGCTGTGTTGCCACGTACACGGTCGTCAACCAGTGGCAGGGCGGCTTCCAGGGCGAGGTGCGGGTAACCGCTGGCGCTACGGCGATCACCGGGTGGACGGCCCGCTGGACCTTCGCCGGCGGTCAGAGCGTCAGCCAGTCCTGGAACACCACGTTGACCAGCAGCGGCGCCACGGTGACGGCACGCAACGCGGACTACAACGGTCGACTCGCGGCCGGTGCCAGCACCAGTTTCGGCTTCGTCGGCGGCTGGACCGGCAGTAACGCCGTGCCGCAGGTGAGCTGCACCGTGAGCTGATCATCGAACCAGCGACGGTGGCCGGGTCCGTGCGGGCCCGGCCACTTCTGTGCCGCGCGGTGCCCGAGCGTAGATCGCAGATGATGAATGACCTGGCAGGATGCTGCTGTGTGGGATTTGCCACATCCATCGGAGACGGCAAATGAACTGTTCGATCCCTAAGGTGGCCCTGCGGTTGCTTTCCGGCAACCGTTCAGCCCGCAGGGGCCACGGGGATCCTTTTTGTACGACTGTGCACAGTTGCGCCCACGAGCGATGGGCGCGACCAGTTTCACCACGCCCGGAGCCAGTGTGCCGTGCTCAACAGCCGACGACGTCAGCGCGGCACCACGTGCCCTCGCGGCGTTTCGACGCACGTCGTCACTGACGCCGGTACGCGCCGCGCAGCGTCCCTGCCCTCCGATCCAGAAAGGATCGTTTGTGTCATCGTCTAATCGGCGGCGAGCAGTCCAGGCAGGCCTGCTCGCGGTAACCCTGGTGGCGGGGCTCCTCAACGCCTCGCCGGCTCAGGCCGTGACCGGAGGAGCGCCCGTCACCGACGGGTCGTTCGACTTCGTTGCCAAGGTCGACGTCGGATCGATGGAGCGCTCGTGCAGCGGCTCTCTGGTCGACGCCTGGTGGGTGCTCACCGCCAAGAGTTGCTTCAGCTTCGACGGCCAGCCCGTGGTCGCGGGCAAGCCGACCAAGCCGACGACGGTCACCATCGGGCGCCCCGACCTCACCAAGTCGACGGGCACGGTCGTTCCGGCCTTCCGGATCGTGCCGCACGCCACTCGTGACCTCGTGCTCGTGCGGCTGTCCCACCGCGTCGACGTGACCCCGGTGGCGCTGGGTGCCGCACCCGCGGTCGGCGAGCAGCTCACCGGTGCCGGCTTCGGTCGTACCGCCACCGCCTGGGTTCCCGACCAGTTGCACGGCGGATCGTTCGCTGTCCAGGCGGTCGGGGCGTCCACCCTGGACATCCTGGGTAGCGGGCAGACCGGTATCTGCCGCGGCGACCTCGGCGGCCCCACCGTTCGCGTGGTGGGCGGCAAGCCGCAGTTGGTCGGCGTGCACCAGACCTCGTGGCAGGGCGGTTGCCTCGCCGAGACGGAGACTCGCCGCGACGCGGTGGACAGTCGGGTCGACGACCTCGCGTCCTGGTTCGCCGCGACCATGCCGCAGGGTGTGGCGACCGACGCCACCGAGGATCTGAACTTCCTGTACACGTACGACTCGGGGGATGCCGGTCCGA
The nucleotide sequence above comes from Micromonospora luteifusca. Encoded proteins:
- a CDS encoding cellulase family glycosylhydrolase, coding for MKTRLTAAGAALLALLVAVLAFGQPAHAAAGFTVANGKLYDANGAEFIMRGVNHAHTWYPQQTSTFADVKALGANTVRVVLSSGDRWTRNTNADVANVISLCKANRLICVLEVHDTTGYGEQSGAITLDRAVDYWLSLADVLAGQERYVIVNIGNEPYGNQNYASWATDNANAIKRLRTGGLTHTIMVDAPNWGQDWSFTMRDNAASVFAADPARNTVFSIHMYGVFDTAAEISDYLGRFRAAGLPVVVGEFGFNHSDGDPDEDTILSYSQANGIGWLGWSWSGNGGGVEYLDLATSFNPANLTSWGQRLFNGANGIRQTAREASVFGGTPPPTTPPPTTPPPTTPPPTTPPPTTPPPAGGCVATYTVVNQWQGGFQGEVRVTAGATAITGWTARWTFAGGQSVSQSWNTTLTSSGATVTARNADYNGRLAAGASTSFGFVGGWTGSNAVPQVSCTVS